From Penicillium psychrofluorescens genome assembly, chromosome: 6, one genomic window encodes:
- a CDS encoding uncharacterized protein (ID:PFLUO_009405-T1.cds;~source:funannotate) — translation MQGAVIPTGTVSEGVVNFEASSSPAPSTTSSVSPGVSTPIKSSNSTPIAGPSPEVDTFQQDESPDDSGLYIPVGVLGKSLGREGQFPESEISTLEKHNWIRTRSRNDGEYVRVYVLPDDLARSLIPRSSTKLRYALKVIMSRIDRSSEAWEGRSPPHNAELGITDSADDESLWYIFNTLKDPNPRVEAMKETHSQQAMEDLLLETTPPTVLGLKTFLYTYQRRSAATMVQREAQPFQTLDPRLQAWQSPTGLEYYYDKEDGSIVREPRLYSEACGGILAETMGCGKTLICLAVILATRGHFPKVPVQYQDNGFHPIRDKTAPLVDMAAAAAGRLSLPWKRHFETLKQQGVFFNRCVQACEFHCGSYEIPPHQTRYQGRHSTSYPRPPAKRIRLCTGTLVVVPPNLVDHWEREIATHTEGLNVLVLRSGSDVTPPANQLLDFDIVLFSKTRFEREAGEVINNRRNTFIQVDSSLTELHWLRVIVDEGHGVAGSGSKTNMMHMLNQLHIERRWIISGTPSTGLYGVEISLASQEVNTSDTESADAEEITAAALRVRKKTGNAVENELKDLDRLRRIVIEFLDLKPWSNSRADDPADWTKYIKPIGPDGKRRKSTSLRATLQSLVVRHRLGTINSEMTLPKLYNRVVYLEPTFHDKLSINLFLFGLAVNSITSERQGPDYMFNKSNRNHLTQTINNLRQAGFWWAGSDVDAQDTVDHAVKYLNKKNDKQEPIAREDVAKLMQGIEIARLAMNCGSWHAFKQLHELGIFVEKFPDHSRALWALDSDQAQQEPMLIGITQARHAQQFVAQHLRSYDPAEGLAGAGIKVRRDLEKRDNVSRKGKPESADAAETQGTLIQSSKPQNSKTPKKTFEKNIFRELPENSPLKQTRLLATASAKLTYLLDQVVKFQDTEKIIIFYDNHNSAYWIAEGLELLGVEFRIYASTLKPELRTEYLKLFRESEKVRVLLMDLRQASHGLHIAQASRVFIVNPIWQPTIESQAIKRAHRIGQTRPVYVETLVLRDTLEDRMLRRRKEMSEAEMQQAEKNLLDDNTMSDIIQKEQFLSLSDEASTAAAYLQHPTGFFDRHRLPIPDDEAHPTPKRSRPANVEPDADPDRALQKRPKISFAENVEVVESAPPVSSSSPSPVLSPATEPDCVRKAVAFSVSDLTADRSVDTSSPFPVGEENSPNRRVSLFGP, via the exons ATGCAGGGGGCTGTGATTCCGACAGGGACCGTCTCTGAGGGTGTGGTCAACTTCGaggcatcctcgtcgcccgcTCCGTCGACAACTTCCTCCGTTTCGCCCGGGGTCTCCACACCGATCAAGTCATCAAATTCGACGCCCATTGCTGGCCCCTCACCCGAAGTGGACACTTTCCAGCAAGATGAATCACCCGATGATTCCGGTCTGTATATTCCTGTGGGAGTTTTAGGGAAATCTCTGGGCCGGGAAGGCCAATTCCCAGAGTCTGAGATCTCAACCCTCGAGAAGCACAACTGGATCCGCACCCGCAGTCGCAATGATGGAGAATATGTTAGGGTTTACGTGCTCCCCGATGATCTGGCTCGCTCATTGATCCCTCGCTCGAGTACGAAGCTGAGATATGCTTTGAAAGTTATCATGTCCAGGATTGATCGATCATCCGAAGCATGGGAGGGTCGATCGCCCCCGCACAATGCAGAGTTGGGGATAACGGACAGCGCTGATGATGAGTCTCTGTGGTATATCTTCAATACGCTGAAGGATCCCAATCCGCGGGTGGAGGCTATGAAGGAGACCCATTCCCAACAGGCCATGGAGGATTTATTGCTAGAGACCACCCCCCCGACGGTGCTGGGTCTCAAGACTTTTCTTTATACGTACCAGCGTCGGTCTGCTGCAACTATGGTGCAACGTGAGGCACAGCCTTTCCAAACACTGGATCCCCGCTTGCAGGCGTGGCAGAGTCCCACTGGGCTGGAGTACTACTATGACAAAGAGGATGGAAGTATTGTTCGTGAGCCTAGACTGTACTCTGAGGCTTGTGGTG GTATTCTGGCGGAGACTATGGGCTGCGGAAAAACGCTGATCTGTCTTGCCGTTATCCTTGCTACCCGCGGACATTTCCCCAAAGTTCCAGTACAGTACCAAGACAATGGGTTTCACCCCATTAGAGACAAGACGGCTCCCCTCGTTGATAtggcagctgcagcagcggGTCGACTTTCCTTGCCGTGGAAGAGACATTTCGAGACCCTGAAACAACAGGGTGTTTTTTTCAATCGCTGCGTCCAGGCATGCGAGTTCCATTGTGGTTCATATGAGATTCCCCCGCATCAGACTAGATATCAGGGTCGACACAGCACGTCTTATCCTCGACCGCCAGCAAAACGGATCAGACTCTGTACGGGCACTCTCGTGGTTGTTCCTCCTAACTTGGTGGACCACTGGGAGCGAGAGATTGCCACGCACACGGAAGGCCTGAATGTCTTAGTTCTTCGTTCGGGATCTGATGTGACACCACCCGCGAATCAACTGTTGGATTTTGACATTGTGCTCTTCTCAAAGACGCGGTTCGAGCGAGAAGCTGGCGAGGTCATCAATAACCGACGCAATACATTCATACAGGTTGATTCGTCACTCACCGAATTGCATTGGCTCCGAGTCATTGTGGACGAAGGTCACGGAGTGGCTGGTTCCGGCTCCAAAACGAACATGATGCATATGCTGAACCAATTGCATATTGAGCGTCGATGGATTATATCTGGTACCCCATCGACGGGGCTCTACGGAGTAGAAATCAGTCTCGCTTCACAGGAGGTAAACACCAGCGATACAGAATCTGCTGATGCTGAGGAAATTACCGCTGCAGCACTGCGAGTCCGAAAGAAGACCGGGAACGCAGTTGAAAACGAACTCAAGGACTTGGATAGGCTTCGGCGCATCGTCATAGAATTCCTTGACTTGAAGCCCTGGTCCAATTCCCGCGCCGACGATCCCGCCGACTGGACCAAATACATAAAACCAATTGGACCCGATGGCAAACGGCGCAAATCAACTTCACTTCGTGCGACTCTTCAGAGTTTAGTCGTGCGACATCGGCTTGGAACGATTAATTCTGAAATGACCCTGCCGAAGCTTTACAATCGGGTGGTTTATCTGGAACCGACATTCCATGACAAATTGTCGATCAATCTGTTTCTTTTCGGTCTGGCGGTCAATTCTATTACCTCCGAGCGCCAGGGTCCGGATTATATGTTCAACAAAAGTAACCGGAACCATCTCACTCAGACCATTAATAACTTGCGCCAGGCTGGATTCTGGTGGGCGGGATCGGATGTGGATGCCCAAGACACGGTGGATCATGCAGTGAAATATTTGAACAAAAAAAATGACAAGCAAGAACCGATTGCCCGAGAAGATGTGGCAAAATTGATGCAAGGGATTGAGATCGCCCGTCTAGCAATGAACTGTGGAAGTTGGCATGCCTTTAAGCAATTGCACGAACTCGGGATCTTCGTTGAGAAGTTCCCGGATCACTCTCGAGCCCTGTGGGCACTCGATTCTGATCAAGCGCAGCAAGAGCCAATGCTCATCGGTATCACCCAGGCTCGCCATGCACAGCAGTTTGTTGCACAGCATCTTCGATCCTACGATCCCGCTGAAGGTCTCGCGGGCGCTGGTATCAAGGTTCGTCGAGATCTGGAAAAGCGCGACAATGTCTCTCGCAAGGGAAAACCAGAGTCAGCGGATGCAGCAGAAACTCAAGGAACACTAATCCAAAGTTCCAAACCACAAAACAGCAAGACTCCAAAGAAGACATTTGAAAAGAACATCTTCCGGGAACTGCCTGAAAATTCGCCGCTGAAGCAAACGCGCCTTCTTGCCACGGCCTCAGCCAAGCTGACATACTTGCTAGACCAAGTTGTGAAATTTCAGGACACCGAAAAGATCATCATTTTCTACGACAATCACAACTCGGCGTACTGGATTGCTGAAGGTCTGGAGCTTCTGGGCGTTGAGTTCCGCATCTACGCGAGCACATTGAAGCCCGAACTTCGCACCGAGTACCTGAAGTTATTTCGCGAGTCAGAAAAAGTGCGCGTTCTTCTTATGGACCTGCGGCAGGCGTCGCACGGCCTCCACATCGCACAAGCATCGCGAGTCTTTATTGTCAATCCAATCTGGCAGCCTACTATTGAAAGTCAAGCAATCAAGCGCGCGCATCGAATAGGACAAACACGACCCGTGTACGTGGAAACTCTTGTGTTGCGGGATACACTGGAAGACCGAATGCTGCGCCGTCGCAAGGAGATGTCGGAAGCGGAGATGCAGCAGGCAGAGAAAAATCTGTTGGATGATAATACCATGAGCGATATCATCCAGAAAGAACAATTTCTTTCCCTGTCGGACGAGGCTTCCACGGCAGCAGCATACCTCCAGCACCCGACGGGCTTCTTTGATCGGCACCGACTCCCGATCCCAGACGACGAGGCGCATCCAACTCCGAAGCGGTCCCGTCCTGCTAATGTGGAGCCTGATGCAGATCCAGATCGTGCGCTTCAAAAACGGCCAAAGATCAGCTTTGCCGAGAATGTGGAGGTCGTCGAGAGTGCTCCCCCggtttcttcgtcgtccCCATCGCCGGTTCTTTCACCCGCGACAGAACCGGACTGTGTAAGGAAAGCTGTTGCATTCTCTGTGAGTGATTTGACTGCAGATAGATCTGTGGATACTTCATCACCATTTCCGGTGGGAGAGGAGAACAGCCCCAACAGACGGGTCTCCCTATTTGGGCCATAG